The Phalacrocorax aristotelis chromosome 2, bGulAri2.1, whole genome shotgun sequence region AGGCTCTATAAACTGCACATATCTGAATCCAAGTTACAGCTTCCTAATCAATAATAATTGTTTACTGTCCAAAGAagcctgaaatattttagatatATTGTCATTCCATTCCAGTAATGCTTTATTTGCTAATACTCTCTAATCATCTACTCTCATAATCTAATAATCTAAAACATATGAAGatgctttattttagaaaagataGGTGTCTGGAAGGAAATCAGTACCGAGGGGTTCATTCTATTCCTATGAAGGAAAGAAACCTGAATCTACAAATGTATACTACACTTCACATTTGTTCTTCCACATTTTGAAACGAGaaaggttgtgggtttttggaagCTATGGTCGTCTTCTGATTTTCTATTTCTGGGCATTTATGTATTGCGTGTCAGATTAGATCTACTGGGTTACAAAATGGGTTATAATTGCTATCTGCACTATTCTTATATTTTATTCCTGCTACAAAACAGTTGCATCTTCTGCTGAGCATGTTGTGCATTTTTCTCTTGGGAGAGTGGGtggttctcaaaaaaaaaaaaactattaagctctgtaagagaaaaacaaattcagcagaaaaaaatccagcacaTTTAATGCTGCACTCTGCTAAAATaatctcctttcttctcctgacACTTCTGTGGAGTCTGTGACATCGTCTCTGCATTCTCCCCCAAGTTACAATAGTAATTCCTAAACCCAGCTAAACGTTTTAGAAAGGAAGGCAACTTTTAACCCTCCGGTATTCAgctcaacagattttttttttaattgataatTTATTATCAGACTTGAAACAAAGAACTCAAAACCTGTAGCAGCTAATTTTAGTTCCGCTACAATTGTCGTGGCCTCAAAAGAAGGTTTAGCAACCTGAAAAAACCTACACACAAAGTGATCTTGTGACACAGGAGGGTGACTAGTTATGTAACAAGAAATCAAATACaatcaaaatgcagaaagaCGTACTCCTCTTTGTACAAGCTGGCATTTCATCTGTAAAAAACATCTGTCACTGAGGTATGGCACAGCCCTCAGCATAATAGGGAGAGCTTTATAGGTGCTGTAGAGCAAGTTTGATGCTCAGAGAGACAGGTCAGAAAGGGACAGGGACTTCAAGGGGACTTGTCCTTTCATTAGCACCACTCCTCTGCACAATCTGCAGAATTCAGGCTCCAAAAAGGTTTCCTAGCCCAGTGGTAAAACCACAACTACTGCTTCCACCAAAAATTGTTTCCTGTTGTCTTCAGCTGGGGGAGGCAACCCAAAACCCTGCCTGTTAAATCTTAAAGCTGTACAGTCATGTGTTTTCTCCGTAAGTAATTCATCTTCAAAGAAGCACTTGATTCCTTCttgagagaaaaacattttaaaaaactgtggCAGTCAGACCTATAACAGACAGCTAAGCGTTGGCCCTTCCACTTTGCTACAGGGCAACCAGTGGGTTTGGAATCCTCAACACTCACCGAAGGCCAGATTTTCAAGTGCTCAGGTGTCTCACTTAAGCATTGCTAAGCCTGCACATTGGCTAATCAAcaggagggaagcagagaagggagggaagcagagaagggagggaagcagagaagggagggaagcagagaagggagggaagcagagaagggagggaagcagagaagggagggaagcagagaagggagggaagcggagaagggagggaagcggagaagggagggaagcggagaagggagggaagcggagaagggagggaagcggagaagggagggaagcggagaagggagggaagcggagaagggagggaagcggagaagggagggaagcggagaagggagggaagcggagaagggagggaagcggagaagggagggaagcggagaagggagggaagcggagaagggagggaagcggagaagggagggaagcggagaagggagggaagcggagaagggagggaagcggagaagggagggaagcagagaagggagggaagcagagaagggagggaagcagagaagggagggaagcagagaaggAGGCTCCCACTACCTCAAGTCTGTAACCTTTTCTTAGGGCTGACCTTGAAGTCAAAACCTCAGGAAACCCTTTTCAGCTCCTAGGCTTACATACCACTGTCCTAAGAGCTGCAGCTCTCTGAGACCCCTCACTTCCACCTTTTGCTCTCTCCATCACTGCTCTCTTTGTATTCCTACCCATGTGCAGAATTCATTAGCCACTTGGCTTCCATCACAACACTTAAATAAAATGAGTGAATTTTCCAAAGGACTCAATGCGTAAGAGCTTTGGTGGGGAAAACACCAGCATTGAGCTTTTCAGTTCCTTTGGAGCTGTGGCCTTCAGCAGTTCTTGGTAAgacttttaaagcaaataagaGGAAATAACATAAAGAGATAAATGTTTACCCCCCCTTCTCTTGCTCTGTTGCAGCCCATGGGATCGGAGCGGATGGAGATGCGCAAACGGCAGATGTCTACAACCCAGGAGACCCCTGGTGCTGCACAGGCCCAGCACAGCGCAGGAAATCGAGGGTCCAATGCCTGCTGCTTTTGTTGgtgctgttgctgcagctgctcctggtAACCCCTCTCAATCATGCCTCTGGGGAATAGAAtagcaggggagggaggaaggtaaTAGCCAGTACATAGGACAGCATAAGCCAAACAAACCACCTGGCTAATTCTGCAAGTCTGGGACTAGAACAGATGACTGTGCTCTAGTACTAGACACAATGccagtttactttttttttcccctgccattgaaataagattttttaaaaaaaaaaaatctctgtacaGTATCTTTGTTGTACTTTTGTCAATACTGTGTAATGGAAGGTCTGTTCCTCCTCAGCCTTGAGCTTTACCAGGGCTTCCACTAAAAACTGAAAGCAATATGAGAATACGTAACAGCTCTAGATTTAGGACTGAGACATACGGCAGCCCATACTGTGTTAAACAGAGTTTGGAGAAGTGGAAAAATTTGTAGGTCAGGAAACTCATAACCAGGTGCCCAGCACTGTTCTTTTGAAGGCAACTGGATctgtttttgttaattttcattgCCAACTCACGGCACCTGCAATTTATATGAAGTTAATCCTTGGGATCAGAGGCTTTAAGCATTGTGGGTATTTGCTGGAGATGAGGAgttaagcagaaaataattcagaaaaactCCGATTACAAGGTGTTAAGGAGGAAAATTTATCAGGGgagcaaagcaaaaaaggaaaaggaataatttgATTCCTTAAATTAGTTATGTGTTCACTGTCTTGCTTACCAGCTCCTCCAGATCCAAGTGATTTTATTCAAAACTAAAGGAAAGTTTCCCATACTGAAAAGTCCTGCATCTGTTTGGGGCCAAGCGTTAATTAATGAGACCAGAAGttgcactgaaataaaacaggaacTCTTAAACAGCCATAGGAGTTCAACCAAAACAGACAGCAAGCTGAGGGCTTCTTACAAACGCACTACCCACCACACAAACACTCCAGCAAACCTGGCACTGAGGTAAAGGGAACAAGCCATAAATACCTTACTACAGCCCAGGCTAGGAATCTATTccaccattattttttttcccagcagcagctggtagCAAATGCTTTGGAGAACACCAttagaaagcaagggaaaagcagGCTGATCATTCCTTTGCTATCAGTACTCAGCTCACCAGAAGCCAGATACCCAATTCTGCCCTCTTTAATGCAAACAGTGAATATTTTGCAAGGACAAAAGGCTGCCTGGATTTTTTGCAAGATGCCAAGACTCTGATCCTGCCAAGCTTTCCAGCAGGCGCTTAGAGGTGAACAAAGGTaaagtttaaagaaacagtAAGCACTGTGCCTGTACGGGATCACAGTTTGCTAGCTTGCAGAATGGCATCTATGTTAAAGCATCCCATACAAATTTCAGTGTCATCTGAACAGTTGTCCACTGCACTCACAAGTGGCTCAGTCTAGAGCTGCATGTTAACACAAGCACGTATCTTTCCATAAAAGGACAAAATTAGGCACATTTATCTACTAAGTCAGAGTAcataaaatgtgcattttactttttaaatcgTTGATCAAGTGCTTTTTGCCATTTTACCTGATATTTTCTAGGATGCTCATTTTCTGCACACCTCGTTATTCAAACAATTCAACAGGGTGTGTGAAAATACCCACATTTCATGATTCTTAAAATTCctatttgcatttcagaacCATCTGGGAAACCAGTACAGGCTCCAAAACAGAGCAGCTtgttttagctttaaaataatttccgatttcttttgaaaacaattgTTTTCTAGTAGCAAGGAACTCAAAACAAGCTGTAATTAAGCTATTTATATTCCCTATTCATAGGGCCTTTCTTCAAAATAGCTCAAGCactttgaacagaaaaattgtgaataggaataaaaataacagtcTATGGAGTCATGCAGCTGAGTTGCTGAACGTCCACGATTCAGCATACTCTTAATAGTAGATTTAGAATGAAGAAATGGTGAAATGAGTCTCTTGGCTGGATGCTCACAGAGCCTGTGTTCATTCCTACGGCCAAAACTCAAGCCTCCAGCCTGTTACTCTTCCAGATCCTGAGAAGATGCAGTATTGCACTAGTCTTTCGGGTTTGTTTACCTGTACACATTTCTAGGAAAAGAGCCTGCTTGCGAGTCATTTTCTGAGGCATGTCATGTTCTTTTAGGGAAacttgttatttcttttgtctttttcccctttaatgCGTTATCCTATTAAGACTGTAATCCTTTCTGTTGGATCTGTCGGTTCCCCTCAATCCAAAAGTAACTCTGACAAGCACATCACTTCTTGTCTGTGTGTGAGGAATACATCATTTATCACTGTTCATATCTTTAAAAGGCCAGAATCACCAGTAAAAAGATTAGTAAAGGACTGAGACCTATACACTCCAAAAGAATAGCGAACTAAcattactttcttctttcctggaAAGGTGAATTGAAATAGTTCATTGGTTTGAATGTATGGTTCAGatgctgtagaaaaaaaagtgcGCTTGCAGTAACTGCTCTCCAGCTTAGCAACAGGAAAGCTTCCATACCTCTTCAATGCACTGACTGCCTtggcaaagagaaaagcatCTCTATTGCCAacctccagccactcctcaaGGCTTAAAATGTTTCAATACTCCAATCCTCCAAGAAAGTCTCTGCAGATTATGGATTAACACTGGAAAGAGCAAGAGCAGGAGATAACCAGTAAATAGTAAGGTTGCAAATAAGACTAAGCCATGAGtttagaaggaagaaagggaagaaaaatcagctCGTTTAATCTCATTTATCTCTAGCAAGGCTTTTTGTTAAGAATTAAGGCCACAAAACTGTTACAACATTAGTATTAAAGAAAAGTATGATACAAATCAAGAACCTGAATTTGATACTTTCCTAGAAGTTATAACTGTATTGCTTTACTTCAGCTGGAGGACCCGTTTCATATAAGTTATGGGCTATAATTCACTGGGACCTTTTCCTCTTGACAAATTTTAGGCAGCTTCACAGATATATGAATGTATGAGTGCgtatgcacatgcacacatattTCTCACTGAACTATGACAGCCTATGAATTGGAACGTAGTCCcctaaaagaaaatatgcatattCTCAAATTCagtctcaaaagaaaaagaatcatcTGCAGctacaaaagaaatttttaaaaactggtttaAAAAGTCAGTTATTCAAACTAACATttgagaaaagcagcaagagctGACAGCTACCCTGGGTAGGGGGCGTGAAAAACTCTCAGTGATCACTAGTGATGGcagcaaacatttcttcttcttgaaTTTACAAACAAGCTAATACTCTTTTCCAGTCAACATACTCAAAATTATATTCAGCAATGGTTTATCTGCTCTTTTTGCCTCAGGCCTAACATTTTGAGGCATATACTAGCACCTTCTTAAAGTTGCAAACGATTACCACACAATCTGGCTATATCTACATCTGAACTCTGAAAGATGCTTACACTTCCACCATCACACAAATATGTCTAGCTTGCTTAAAACTTGTGCTCCATcttctgaaatgcagctttctTGTAACCTGGTATCACCATTCTAAACCAGAGTCTTGGCCCTCATCGTGCCCTATGGATATAAAAAATaggcaaggagaaaaaaaaaacagaacaaaacacgAAAACCAGAACCGAACCAACCAACCTTGAAACCTAACTCACATAAACCCAGTACATCTAGTCTAACTTAAGTAAAAACACTGCATCAAGCATACACAGTGTAATAAGCATCAGTGGAGAATAGATTTGGTATGTGATAAAGGGTACTCATGTATAAATACATATcccatatatatacacacacacaccctcgTGTACACATATATATTGTGAGTTGGACTCCATGGTCCTTATGGTCCCATCCAACTCGAGACAGCCTATGTATCTACTATCCCTGTACAGAAAGTCTAAGTGATACAATATTGAACAGCGTTCAGCTACATTAAAGTTTGCCAGGTTAATACAACTGTAAAACTAATGTCAGAGAGTAACTGTAGGTAACGTAGCTACTGTTCGTTTCTGTGATTTTAGCTGATTCTTAAAATACTGGAGGAAAAGCATTTGGTGTACATTCAGCCTTTTCCTTTATAAAGTTGACCAAAATTTTGTTTCCTACCTTGCAGTCTTACTGTTAGAAATCAAGACGAAGAGAGAGCAAGGAGAACATCTCATGAACTCCAAGGAGAGGGTATTCCCAACTGTGAGGAAAGGTATGGTCTTTACTAAGTGTTCTGTCAAGCTAGAaggaaacaaacccaacaaacgATACTCAATAATTAAAGTGAATTACCCGAAATGTACAAATAACTATTGTTTGGCATTTATGCTGAATTTGTAGTCGTCTCTTACCTCCTAAGGAACCAGAAGTCTGATCTGTAATATTTTACCTTATTTATAAGCAGCATGTAACCACATTGCCACTTTCTTAACATGGCAGATCGAAAACAGCATTATAAACACAGCCTCcctttttattgaaataatttttaaatacatcctGTTCCCACCCAGCAACTATGTAGTGAAGCTCAGCCTTACAAAAATAATATAGAGAGGAGCTCAGGTCCTCCCAAGAGTCAGCCAACTGTCTCTTCAGAATTGCTCAAACAGGTAGGAGCACTGGTAAGACTGTAATAGATAGGAGGGTACCTTTTAAGGGGGTTGAATCATTGCTTCTTTCTACGTATTTTCATTCAATTTTAAACAATGATTCAACAAGGACTATTaggtacagaaaaaaaccacttagCTGTTGCAGAGGGACTTAGTTGCAATTACTTTCAGTAGTAAACTGCAATTTCTGCATCAAAGCACTGGCAACCATCTGCATCTAAGCTTTTGATAAGCACGCTTTCAAAGTGCTTCTTATGAATATGTTTACTAGAGTTTGCACTTGGGTAGTTCCGGTGAGGAATTAGAGCCCCATGAACCTTGTGATTTTGTTCCATCTTGATAGCAGAtgcctcctgccagctgcaAACAACAAACTAACAATCATTCATTTCTCTTTTGTCCTCTCCTGTCTCCTCAAGCCCTGCTCCTACTCTTGAAGAAGTAAATGCCTGGGCTCAATCATTTGACAAGTTGATGCTTACTCCAGCTGGCAGAAATGCTTTTCGTGAATTTCTACGAACAGAATTCAGTGaggaaaatatgcttttctgGATGGCCTGTGAGGAACTAAAACAAGAATCCAACAAAAGTGTCattgaagaaaaagcaagattGATTTATGAAGATTATATTTCTATCCTTTCTCCAAAAGAGGTATATTACTTTCCCCAACACACTCTTTGATGCTGCTTTGCACAGTTACTTCTAACGTGTTTAAAGCTACAATAGTCAGGGAGAACTACTTCCCCACCACACACATTCCACCGCCGTCAAGTAGAGATTTAGGGGAAAAGGGCAGACCCATCATTGAGGCGAGATGATCAAAACTACTTTCACTGCTGTGAGAAAGCTCCTCCTATGCTACCCTGGCATGCTGATGTGAAGTCTGTAGTTTGAAGCACAAATATACAGATGATTACTTCATTCTTGCTcaacttaaattttatttgttggaaaaatcagtttgtttcttctttgcacTAGGAAGGAGGTGTGTGCATCTCTCCAAAAGCACAGTAACCACAAATAAAGTGTTATTTGCAAAGCACAATTGCTCAAAGAGCAGCTGACAAAAGATGGCACAGAACAAACACACCAACTtcctgaaaattttcaaaactacTTGTCACTTTGCTGTTAGCAAATGTCAAGTTTCAAAGACACCTCAGTTCAGTTTGATTATAATCCTGCCAAGAATTTTAAGCCTTCCAATATCCTTGCAAAACTCAAACTTAATTGTTTGTGGTGCAAGCTATACTTACAAAAATGCTGTCTAAATCTAGTCAGTCTATTCCAGTAACACTAATAAATCCCTAGACACTAGAGCCTTGCAGAAAAACCCCGTAACATTACTTGTATGTTGCATGGAATCGTTACATAGCAATACCTGTGGCTCGCATCAATTCACCCTGCTTTTTAATAGGAATTTGATTAAGCAACAGCTTCCCAGGTTACAATTTCCGTCTGCGTCATACTGCTTACTCCAAATTCAGTCTCTTTACAACAGCAGTAACTCCCAAGGAAACGAACCGTCACAGAAAATTACAAATCCTCTCTACTATGGAGCAGGAAGTTGGTCTGGAAAGAGTCTGCCAGTCTCTCAGGTTTCAGTAGTAACGGGACTGCAGGCAGCCTCGTTCAAAGTAAGGCAGCCTCAGCGAGAAAATTTCTCTATCCATGCTCAAGACATTACTACTTCCAAATTTCAACTCGGTCATTTTTTGCCTATTTAGCAGGTTTTACAGTCTTGAAGGACACCAGCTGAAACAGTTCGAGAAAGACTGCTTTTTCAACCAATAAATCAAACCTAAAAACCCCACATGTACTATTCACCACTACTAATTGTGTGactttctattttaatatgCAGGTCAGTCTGGACTCCAGAGTGAGAGAAGTTATTAACCGAAATATGCTGGAACCCTCACAACACACCTTCGATGATGCACAGCTTCAAATTTATACTTTAATGCACAGAGACTCCTACCCACGGTTTATGAACTCTGCTATTTATAAGGACTTGCTTCGGTCCTTATCTGAAAAATCCATTGAagcatagggttttttttcttaaatgtatttattttaaaacaaacggAACTCTGGGCTACACCAATCCACAGGGAATTTAGAATTGATCAGATATTTACCTGAAAATAACTCAGGCAAGTTTTACTACAGACTGAATGTTTTAAACCCGCACAGGGCTCCGACACAATCGGCTAACTACAGCTTCTGATCAAATTCAGTGTCACTTtgcaaaagagaatgaaaagaaagtggtggtgttcaaaaaatgcagtatttttttcaaacgCAACACGCAACTCAGACGCAAACCTGTTAAATGTATGTCTGAGGTACAAATGCCAACTGAGCATGAAAactagattttaattttaagtggAGTGTTAGAATTTTCTTGAAAGCGAAACCAGTTGCCCCACTCACACTGTGACCAAAGTACAAACAGTACTATCGATATCTGGGTTATGCCAGACTAAGTTTCACATATTGTACAAATCATACCTGGCACAGAGACACTCCACTGGTCTTGGTATATTTAATGCGTATAAGAAATGTTAATGGAAATCAGTATGGCAATCTCGCGATGAAAGCTAAGAGTTGAAATAATGCTGCCTATAATAATCTTTTGCTGAAGAATTGTTATTTTACTACAAGAGTCtgctgaaagcatttttaagtTCATATTGTTGATGTTTATAAAGTTAAATTATTTACTTAAGAGGAAGAAGTCCAGGCATTTAAATTCCAAAATAAAGCACAAGAATTCTCACatgttcttctcttccctcgGTAGGTAGATGTCAAAACCCTTTCTCTTGTTCGCTCCTGAGAGGATGGCAGTATCAACCGTCTTGGTTTTGTACATATTAAATTCTGCCGTTACCTGACAGATCTTGTAAGGTTTCTATTACAGATACACACACGTTTCATTGACAACAGAAGGAAGCTGCAACTATTCTGTCCTGATACGCACTATTTCAGACTGTCTGAAAGAAAAGTAACAGCTCTATCCCCAATAAACCATGTTCATTTACAGTATCCCCAAAGCATCACACTTGATTTCTGATCATATCTCAAAATCACAGGAAGTACTAGGAAGAAAGTAAGCTGAATCCGCATAATCTATTTGTAGATCTGTACAATTCCACTATATTAAACTTTGGAGTTTATAGTGGATTTCcattgaattttatttttcctgcacatttaattaaatgaacCAAATGACACATATTGGTAGGAAAAAGTACATACAGggaatagaaagaaaaacacaccagAAGGAAAGAACCAGACAGGTATCGTTCAGTGACATTTACTGTAGCCTTTCTAAAACCTATTCTTTGCTTAATTCCAGCACTATGAAAAGCACAAAATGGGGACCTTctctgaaaaaaggaaatgggaacAAGGCAGAATTTAGGAAGTCAGTGTAATTGTTTCCTCAATGCACTCGGCAGGAGACACATTCTCCCCTTACTGCATTTACATTATTAAACAAATGATGAGATTTTTCATTACAGAGCACCACAGGAAAAGACCTGATACATGGTAAGCTAACAATAGCTATGGACCAGTTTCCATCATCTCCTTCTATAAACAAAACACTATTCAACCTGTTAGCACAAAAAAGTAAACCAAAAAACTTAGAGAGACAGCAAAACAAAGTGCTTTTGCCCTCTATATAGCACAACACTGGATGACTAAGTTAAGAGGAAGCTGTTCGATACATCACTATTTGAAACACAATCCAGATAGTGGTTACCACTGAACATATCAACTTTTGTTATCTCAGCTGAATTTGTAGTAAAGATATCCAAAGCGCTATTGATACAATCTTCAGTCTACATAGAGTAGTACATGATAGGTAGCAACTTTACAAAGCAAACTAGATATATCGGTAAGGCAGCATTCATGGGGAGCTTGCAGCCAAACTGACAATGCTGTCCTTGTCTTAACCAGGGCAGGTAAGAGTGCTCTAAAGCTCTAGTAAGGTGACAAAGTAAGTTTAACTAGGTCAAATTCAGCTTGCTGGAAAGATCAGAAGCACACATGAAAAAAGTTCAAAGCGTGTCATTTCATGAAATGGAGCATTTCACTTCTTTTAAGTTACCTCTCTTCCTTGCAAAGATACCTCATTAAGAGCTGGAAGACAGTCCAAACACTCGTACTTTATATCAAACAATATAGTCTATTAtgctgcaagaaaaagaaaatgatgcaAGGAAAtcagaagggagagaaaactaTATTGGTTTCAGCAGTTCTATGGTTAATatcagattattaaaaaaagaaaatattaatttctaagcttattttccatgtgccaCAGCTTCTAAGCAATGAAAATTCTCTAGgcaattttcattttgcttctgtcttACAACACATTGACATTTGCAATGCGCATCTTGCCTGAAAAATCTTATCAAATTTTAATGTTGTGTTTTAGGTTTAAGCTTACGCCTAACACCACCAGCAGAACGCTGGTCCCTAGATACCCTGAGAGTATCTCTTTTAAAACCCCAGACAAACAATTCACTCCCCTAAATATCTTGTTATTTTGAGACTGTTTAATGCTGGATTTAActgaaggggggtgggggtgggggaggagggtgcaggaaaaagaggaaaacaaaagctgaccTGCACAGAAGACAGGTTTTTAACTACATTTCATTATTATATACTTGCTTATTAGGCACAAACTTTTCTCAAGGCACAAGTGAGCtgcactgaaaaggaaaagttacTATAGACAAGCTGTTACGTgaacagcaggagaaaataatCATATTGACACAAGATATTATTTATAATTCATCAAGTAAGACATTATCACAAAATCAATTTATCCTAGCTTGAATATAGTCTGTCTTGGCATTTATCTAACTGCAGGATATCATTAAGCCATAACAACTTTCCAGTCCACTGCTATTCTTTCTTCAATGTCTGCACTTCACAAACCAGTAGCTCCCACAGAACATTCACACTGTTAAAGACTGCTCCTCTCACCAGCCTGCTACGCAGTATTAAAATTGCATGGCCTCCTTCAGCCAACATATTGTGCTTTACACTGACCTTTAAATTCCAAAGTCATTAGCACaatacaaatgaagaaaaaatgtttttcttcttttttatttttacatatacatatatccTGAAAGGCTCAATGTATGAAGATAAATTTTAATCTATCACACAAACATCATGTATTTATGCACTTTCTGAttagaaatatctgaaaaagagaaagtgatGAGAAAGACCATCACAACgtgaagttatttttaaaccaatttGCTCTACACAGTACTTAAGAACACATCTCCTTTCCTGAAAGGTATCAGTATCATTTAATGATTTCTATACTAGTGTTGTAAACAGATTAACccaaaccttttaaaattataattcaaGATTAGTGATGATCTAGTGAAACAGAAGCTCATACATAACTGTAAGAAATTGTACTTACAGAGGTGAAACTTGGGTTTATTTATATGAATGACTACTAACGATCTATTTCAAAAGGCATGCGTTTGAAAGGTAATACAACCACTTTTTTCAGAATGAAGACTTCATGTTGATGAACTGAAGTTCTACCTAAGTTGGTATGGGttataaatttcatttaaaatttgcatATGTGACCACAAGTGGAATCctgagctctgcccttcctTCGCAATGCTTGGAAAGCGCAACCAGGTTTCAAAGTGGGATCCACAGAAGCCAAGATCATTGAGCAGGTATTTACCTTCTGCTCAGTGCTAGTCAAAAAGAATCATTTAGTACAAGATATCTGAAAACCCACACTTTCTCCTGAGCAAATTAACAGAATTATATATGATGAAATGCCTTCCAATAAAGAAACGGGAAGCTGTGTTCTCTGAGCAGAGGAAGCCTCTAGCCTTCCTTACAGAAGAAAGGTGGCATCCTTGAAGATCTCACGGACACACACTTCAAAAGAAACATGGCATCCTCTTTTTCTCTACTTGATTAGTGTAAAAACTAACTTAACTCGTAGGGCAACTACGCTGCAGTCTCTCTTTTGTC contains the following coding sequences:
- the RGS20 gene encoding regulator of G-protein signaling 20 isoform X2; the protein is MWRQVLLYFRTRSYNADSCQAKETLHNEDEEDIKATQWIFKPMGSERMEMRKRQMSTTQETPGAAQAQHSAGNRGSNACCFCWCCCCSCSCLTVRNQDEERARRTSHELQGEGIPNCEESPAPTLEEVNAWAQSFDKLMLTPAGRNAFREFLRTEFSEENMLFWMACEELKQESNKSVIEEKARLIYEDYISILSPKEVSLDSRVREVINRNMLEPSQHTFDDAQLQIYTLMHRDSYPRFMNSAIYKDLLRSLSEKSIEA
- the RGS20 gene encoding regulator of G-protein signaling 20 isoform X1 — encoded protein: MRGAAEPPSPGAQPAATGGETGEDSRRSPAADTPMGSERMEMRKRQMSTTQETPGAAQAQHSAGNRGSNACCFCWCCCCSCSCLTVRNQDEERARRTSHELQGEGIPNCEESPAPTLEEVNAWAQSFDKLMLTPAGRNAFREFLRTEFSEENMLFWMACEELKQESNKSVIEEKARLIYEDYISILSPKEVSLDSRVREVINRNMLEPSQHTFDDAQLQIYTLMHRDSYPRFMNSAIYKDLLRSLSEKSIEA